The following are encoded in a window of Mycobacterium vicinigordonae genomic DNA:
- a CDS encoding class I SAM-dependent methyltransferase, whose protein sequence is MTRSRRDRSLSFGSAAAAYERGRPTYPPEAIDWLLSSGARKVLDLGAGTGKLTTRLVERGLDVVAVDPVPEMLEVLSASLPKTVALLGTAEEIPLEDNSVDAVLVAQAWHWVDPARAVPEVARVLRPGGRLGLVWNTRDERLGWVRELGDIIGRDADPLNDLVTLPEPFTDVERHQVEWTNYLTPQALVDLVASRTYCITSPTEVRTKTLDRVRELLATHPALANSAGLALPYVTVCVRATLG, encoded by the coding sequence GTGACCCGGTCCCGGCGTGATCGCTCGCTGTCTTTCGGTTCGGCGGCCGCCGCCTACGAGCGAGGCCGTCCGACCTACCCACCCGAGGCGATCGACTGGCTGCTGTCATCCGGGGCACGCAAGGTGCTCGATCTGGGTGCGGGCACCGGGAAGCTGACCACGCGCCTGGTGGAACGGGGCCTGGACGTGGTAGCCGTCGACCCGGTTCCCGAAATGCTGGAGGTACTAAGCGCATCGCTGCCGAAAACGGTGGCCCTGCTTGGTACCGCGGAAGAGATTCCGTTGGAGGACAACAGCGTTGATGCCGTACTGGTGGCCCAGGCGTGGCACTGGGTCGACCCGGCCCGCGCCGTGCCGGAGGTGGCCAGGGTGTTGCGACCCGGCGGGCGGCTGGGCCTGGTGTGGAACACCCGCGACGAACGACTGGGCTGGGTGCGCGAGCTCGGCGATATCATCGGCCGCGACGCCGACCCCCTGAACGACCTGGTGACCTTGCCTGAGCCGTTCACCGACGTGGAGCGTCATCAGGTCGAATGGACGAATTACCTTACGCCGCAAGCGCTTGTCGACTTGGTGGCGTCACGCACCTACTGCATTACCTCCCCGACGGAGGTGCGCACCAAAACGTTGGACCGGGTCCGCGAGTTGCTGGCCACCCACCCGGCGCTGGCCAACTCTGCCGGGTTGGCGCTGCCATATGTGACGGTGTGCGTACGAGCAACGCTGGGCTGA